The Synchiropus splendidus isolate RoL2022-P1 chromosome 8, RoL_Sspl_1.0, whole genome shotgun sequence nucleotide sequence AATGATTTGGTTCCTGTAGTTTGTAGACCACCGTTGCTCTATTTAAAACCTTTTTCAATTGTTTGTTTGAGGCCTCTCTAGTGTTTAAGGTGATAGTAAGTTAAtttctttaatttattttaacatatttatAGAGGACTTTGAGTTGCTTGTATCAAgtttaatatattttgttttcttttttttttgtactggaaataaagtttgttttttaaaaacaaatgttgctcTTCTGCCGGTGGGTTCTTTAAAAAGCGACACGCATGTGAAGTTGACATGAGGGTTTAGAGCAggttgtctgtttttattttattgaaatggttAGGTAACATGAAACCTCACTTTTTAAATGGTGTTCGTCCTGAAACTGATCTATTGTAGAGTTAAACTGCCCTTATTCTCCCCACAATTGTTCCAAACCGTGGCATCTTTTCAGTGGTTTTATCTGACATGCTAATATAGAGGTTTTGCATCAAAATTCAGTTACAAGCAAAGGTTGATAATGTGGCTGCCTCACTTGAGATGCTCGGCTCATAGGAAataaggactacaaaaatggccgtgAGTCCAGTCTCTAAAGTCCGACTTCGcactgatgaaaatgaaaaatggacaGACACACGAGGGTCATCTGGGGTTCATACTTGGCCCCGCCTTCTGAAGAAATGGTGTTGGAAAAGTTATCTGATCCAAGAGAAACTCATCCGACGGCTGATCTGCACTGGCACGGACGTGTCAGCGCCGCGGCTCCACAGCCACCGGTCGAAAGTGTTGGTGAGGTGATCATTTAAAGAAGCTCGGTACAATACAAATGTTCGACCGGATGGCCAAAACACACGCAAGTAACTGTAAAACCGAACAATTTAAAAAGCTGAGCTACATGAAGATCAGCGCTTGCATCTTCCCACGTCAGTCAGTGTCCTGGCTCTCTGAGACAGTAGTGAGACATTCTCGTCTGAAGCTCTCAGATCAAGTTTTTATTCTCTCATTCCACCGAAGCTCCagagcaggagagagggagtgtgtgtgctcGTGTCTCGGAGATTTCATGTGGAGATAAGAAGTCTTTTGTTGGGAGTTTAATCTTCAGAATACTGTGCTCCCACCCATTTCCTTTCTCTTTTCACTCCCACTCCATCCAAGCAGCCCCCTCTGCTTTCTCCTTCAGTTACATCCCCTCTCCCAAATCTTTCTGGACCACCTCAGTCCTGTACATCTGACGCCTCCAGCTCCTCCGGATGCCAGCTTATTCCAGGGGGAAGCTGAAATCACTCTCATGATCTGGACACTGTTAACATGTCTGGGAGGGAAGGTGTTAAaggcgtgtatgtgtgtgagtgctgtATTGTGTGTGATGGACATTCTCCCACACTCATGGCCCCAGGGACCCTGGAGAGCCTGGCAGATGGCTGtattcagctcctccacaggttAACATATGGCCCCGAGAGACAAAGttggtttgtgtgtgagcagcagtCCCATGCGCTGCGGTGATGGCTGACATTCCTGTGCGCGCTCTTGGAAGACTCCTGTTGATAAGAGCGGAAAAGtctcttcagaaaatgacaatattttattttagttcattttattttgaaactcatATTGTATAATATGAAGATAATCAGGAGGAATCGTGTAGTTAAGGCACCGTCATCAAATATCGGCACAAAAAGTAacgacaaaaataataatattatgtgGATTGTGTTTTTACCTTAAAGTTAAAGCCGAGTCCTTTCATTCTGAGATGTTTTGTATTGATAATACATTCCAGGAAACTATCAACATTTCAGAATAAATTAATACACGaaatttaaacatgaaaaatactattaaatattgaaaaagaaaagtaaaaaaaagatgcttttagatatagatatttttaaatgtcatcattaaaaacaaaaacatagaaatCTAATTTCAGACACCAACTAAAACCCATGACTCAAACCCCGTGCAGTGTTGCTCTCACACGAGCTTCTACTGTTTCCATGTGTGTTGCAGAGCAAGTCTCGGCTGAAGCCGTCGCCGACACTCACCCACCGCCTGTACGCTTGTCCCCGCGGACAATGTTACTGAATTGCAACAAAACATCACTTTGGAAGAATGAGAGCTGGTTTGAGTTGCTCCGTCTAAACTACTGTTTTCATTCTCGGCCCCCAGAGCCCCTCCCTCTgctactcctcctcctcaactcCCCCCTTCATTCATTGCTTTGTGAGTGCATTGTGATGCAGAgaagagcaggaagaagagaagcagaACAGCTGTTGCTGATCTGGCTGCTTCGGCCTCCAACTTCCCCACCAGCAGACAATGGGAATCTCCACCGGATCAACTGAAACGTACCAACACATAATTACAACTTCGAGATGAagtcattttctaagtgcaccgCGTCCGACTTTGCCCTtcctcccctccacccccctaATAAACATCTCATTCGGAGCTTTCATTTCCTCGCCGCCTCCTGTCAAGGCTTCTAATTCCCACTTTCTTCTTTCAAtctcactctctcctcctcctcccccccttcAGATTTCTGGAGCCCCGTCCCCTCCCACGCTCGCCCTCTAATCCCACCTTCACATTCTCTTTTCTCCGCTGCCCAGAAGATTTGCTGTTTAATGGGATGCGACAAATTTGTGGAAGGGCTGATGTTCTGGGGCTGCAGTTCCACGTTGTGACGTACAGTCGGTGAGGGGCTGGAGCCAGGAAAGGCCCTGTCTGACTCACATCACGGTGATGGGCACTGAAGTGAAGTGGGACACAGTTTGAGCAGCTCGAGGAAAACAGTACGTGACACCAGAGCTGCTGCGTTTTCACACTTTTAATGTTCATGTGCTGATCAAGTCACATGACCGTCTGTATTCCCCAGACCACGATGCCTCACGAGCCTCTAAAAGATTCAGAGTTTAACATGTAAAATAACACaccaacaaaagaaagaaaacaagtgaTATATCATAAGACTATTATtaccattaaattatttaaatcaaACATCAGTAAAGCTTCAGTTCCACTTTATGcgtcaatgtttttttaatgtcaaaacaaaaatacacgtTTCCCTCTTGTGGCTAAAGGCGGTAGCGCATCTTAAATACATGAACTATCACGAGGGCGCCCACAGGTCGTTGACCATTGTAAATAATTGGCTCCGATCATCACCGGAGGCAAAGGCTGGGTCCCATTTCAAGCGTCCACGATGGAACCAGCCAAAAAGCTCACTGCTTTCTTTGACAGGATACAGGAAGTGGAGCCTGAAGGCCACGTGAGGCTCAGATGACCGAGTGAACCCGGCTTGGCTCTGTTGCCGCGACTGAGCCGCTTCTGTTCGGCTCGTGTCACAACTTCTGAATGACGACCTGGAACTTGCCTGCGGAGCCAAACAGCATTCATGAAAGAAACGTCCCAGTTGTCCAAAGGGACTGAGGTGACACTCACAGGAGGGCATGACTGAAACCTCGGCCGTGACCACGCTGTCCAGACCAAGGTTGGACAACGCTCCTCTGACAACGCCGCATGAGAAGGCCAGGTACTGccagaggaaaagacaaaaacGTAGGTCAGCTCAGTGCAACAGGATACGCGACGGTACCCCACATCTGCAGGCCTCTTCCCAGCCTCCGGGAAACTCATCGTGGTATCGCACTCTCCATCGTACCTTAGGCGCCTGCTCCAGGTACTGCTTCCCACCAGACAGTTGTGTCAGCATGGAGAACTTGTTGTCTTGCAGAACGTAGGTGCCCTGCAAGCAAGCACTGTAGTAGTCCGGCAACGCCACCCACATCTGGACGTTACCTGATGGTTTGTTCGGAGGTTGTCAATCTGCCTCCTGAAGATCTTGGTCCAGAAGTCTTTACAGATGAACTTCATGATATCCAACTCATCTTTGAAGCTCGGGGAGTCCCTCGTTAACCTTGGCAAGATCAGAAAGAAGGAGAATCGTTTGAATGATGGACCTTTAAAGCAGGCGGAGTCGCCACAGCCACAGCACCTCTCGATGAGTCCTTGTCCAACTCGAAAGCCCATCCCTTCTAGGGCTGAAATACAAGCTGCTCGTtcctgaaataaatgaacacatCACAAAAACGTTGAATTTGTAGCAGAACATTAGGGTGTTTCAGCCACTAACCTTGCTGTCCATCTCAGCCTTGCTCGACCGGTGCTCCTTGTAGACGTGCGCTACGATCTCCATATGGAGAAACTCAAACAGAGCTTCGTCCGCCATGTCGGTCTGAAACAGCACAGCAGCAACCGCGTTACATGAGTTTCATGTTCAACCGAATCAAACATGGGGCTCATGTAGCAACGCAGGCTAATCTTTAGCTTCAGGTGAAGGAACCGTTGAGAGAAAAACCGTGTGTTGACGTTCAAGCGTCACATAGAATTAAGAACCGTGCTCTTACGCGCAGCGAAGAAAAATATTTCACGTGTCGCcctcaataaaaacaataataaagagGAGCAAACCTGTCAGATGACTGCGCGGAGAAATGAACACAAACACTTCCCGTGTGCGTTCGCTCACATCACAAATATGAATTAGCGTGGGCGGTGTTAACATGGAAACCTAATTTCGCGTTCCAAATAAATGAACTAAAGGCAGAAGAATGGTTgagttattgtatttttattctatACGGTGCAGCATTCAATTTACAATTGTTAGAAATGGTGAATAAGaacgttttgctttgtttacacgGTGTACGCCAAATTCAACATGGAGCGCATTCATTTCTAAACAGGTATCCAATAGCGAGCCGTGGTACTGACCTCGTGATTGTATGCTGCGATGTGATTGGACTTTGGCAAATATCTACTTCCGGCCTGCTCATGTGACGCTTTTTGTTGATCTGGAGGTGTTTTCATTCAATAAGTGAGTTTCCCAGATCATATAGCTTGATTTCCGCACTAGCCTTAACGTACGTTATGAGTTGTACTGCATGTATTATCTGAACGAATGTTTGTGATCGTGTTAGTCGTATGACTGACGGTGAATGCAGATTGAAACGGTGTGACACATATTTAAGTGTGTGATTATGATGAGTATTGTTATTGTTGGGTGTTATTGGATTGTTGTGATGATGGAAAATAATAACTGAGTTTGTGCCCAGCAATGTCGAGCAGGTACCCAATAGTGGTGCAGGGGGAGGCTTCTGAAACAGACTCGGATGATGAGGTCTACATCACTTCACTCCCGGCCGCCCAGACTGCAACAGCAGGAACAAaggtttgtttctttgtttgtttgtctgatgCACGCATCACAAACCAGAAGGTTGCCGTGACCTGAACGCTGCCTATGCGGTTCCAGGTTCCTGGGGAGGCGGCAGAAACGGACAGTGAGGCTGAGCAGGATGCAGCAGACCGACTCTCCGTCATGAGCCAGGAAAGCACTCAGATCCTGAAGCGAGACCTGCCTCCTCTGATCGTGCTGCG carries:
- the trappc6bl gene encoding trafficking protein particle complex subunit 6B, like produces the protein MADEALFEFLHMEIVAHVYKEHRSSKAEMDSKERAACISALEGMGFRVGQGLIERLTRDSPSFKDELDIMKFICKDFWTKIFRRQIDNLRTNHQGTYVLQDNKFSMLTQLSGGKQYLEQAPKYLAFSCGVVRGALSNLGLDSVVTAEVSVMPSCKFQVVIQKL